CGAGGTGCTCGTATTCCTGCTTGGCAGCCGTTACTGCGATACGGACCGGTTGAGCGATTTCGCCTGGGCGACGTTTTCGCAGACGAAACCCGGCTGGCCTCGGGTGCAGGCCGTTGCCGATTTCGTGCACGGCCATATCGAGTTCGACTACCTGAAAGCCGATCTGCTGCGTACCGCCCATGGTGGGTATTGCGACAAGACCGGCGTCTGCCGCGACTTCGCGCATCTTGCCATAACCCTCTGCCGCTGCCTGAACATTCCAGCGCGCTATTGCACAGGATATCTCGGCGATATCGGCGTACCGCCCGATCCGGCGCCCATGGATTTCAGTGCATGGTTCGAAGTCTATCTGGGCGGCCACTGGCATACGGTCGATGCCCGTCACAACGTTCCGCGGATCGGCCGCATACTGATGGGAACCGGCCGCGATGCGACGGATGTTGCCATCTCGACCGCTTTCGGCCCGGCTGTATTGAAGCAGTTCGATGTCGTCACGGAAGAGGTGCCTGGCGATAGCGGCGCGATCGCCTGAACATTTTCACGATCACCGGAAATCCCGCGCGGTAAGCGTCAGATTATTGCCGCGCCGATGTGCATAGGCTCTGGCGGCTGCTTCTTGGATCGTAGAGCGTGCGGCGTCAAAGGCATTCAGACAGTCAAGCTCCGAAGCGTTCGCCGCAGCGGATTGTCCAAGCGCTGCTGCTTCGACGAGAAACCTGATTTCAAACATGCCGTCGTAGCCGGTAAAGCGGACAACCTTCCTCGTTTCGTCGAACGTACGGCTTTTGTTCGGAAAGATAAGCGTCATTCGGCTAAGTCCTCCAAATGAGCGCGGTCAGCGCGAAGAGCTGCAGCGATCAGATCGCATTCAAAAGTGTGAGCACGCAGCTGTTGATTGAAATCGACGAGCTGTTCTGTGGCCAGCGAGCTCGGTTCTCCCCGCAGTGAGATTCCCGCAATATGGGCTTCCTGAGCTGCGATGCGGTTTCTGTCTTCCGTTACGCGCCGGCGGGAAAGCTCCAGATCTTTAAAAGAATAAGCCATTGCTTATTATAGCACGGCTTCGGCAGAAATCTTATAACACCAAAGAAAATCTTACTGTCTTCTTTCTGCGCATAGTTTTGAGCCATGCTGGCCATCAGCTCTGGCTCTGCATCTGGCCCTGATCCTCGACCTTGACCATGACCGAGAGCTTCTCGCCAGGCGTGCCGATACGCATGCCCGAAACCGGGGCAGCGTCACGATAGCATAGACCGGAAGCGACGCGGACGTAGCGGGCGTCGGGGCAAATGTCGTTTGCCGGATCGAAGCCGACCCAGCCAAGGCCGGGAATGTGCGCTTCACCCCAAGCATGCGTCGCAGCCTGCTCGGCCTTTCCTTCCATCATCAGGTAGCCGGAGACATAGCGCGTGGGCACCTGCAATGCGCGAGCCGCCGAAACGAAGATATGGGCATGGTCCTGGCAAACGCCGCTCTTCTTCTCCATGGCCTGTTCGGCGGTCGTGTCCGTGTTGCTGGTCCCCGGCTTGTAGTCGACCGCTTGGTGAATGGCCGCCATCAGCGCGTGCATCAGCGCGAGTTCATTGTCGCCGTTTACCGTCCGTATGAGTTCCCTGATGAGCCTG
Above is a window of Rhizobium etli 8C-3 DNA encoding:
- a CDS encoding transglutaminase-like domain-containing protein, which produces MKIRAGFMIGYECVQPTPMLLVLNVHPSRRPDLLTDQVLSFSQPIPAWNYTDGFGNSCTRIVAPPGLTTISTAFEIYDSGQPDVVPLDAPQHEIMDLPDEVLVFLLGSRYCDTDRLSDFAWATFSQTKPGWPRVQAVADFVHGHIEFDYLKADLLRTAHGGYCDKTGVCRDFAHLAITLCRCLNIPARYCTGYLGDIGVPPDPAPMDFSAWFEVYLGGHWHTVDARHNVPRIGRILMGTGRDATDVAISTAFGPAVLKQFDVVTEEVPGDSGAIA
- a CDS encoding DUF1488 family protein is translated as MTLIFPNKSRTFDETRKVVRFTGYDGMFEIRFLVEAAALGQSAAANASELDCLNAFDAARSTIQEAAARAYAHRRGNNLTLTARDFR
- a CDS encoding transglutaminase family protein; translated protein: MRLKISHVTEYHYDEPSQFSLQRLRLTPPSAVGQNVLDWSLRVEGAKPEVEYDDQFGNHVNLVSLQGEQQVTRIVAEGEVETEDRNGVTGPHTGFCPLWLFLRDTPRTKPGRLIRELIRTVNGDNELALMHALMAAIHQAVDYKPGTSNTDTTAEQAMEKKSGVCQDHAHIFVSAARALQVPTRYVSGYLMMEGKAEQAATHAWGEAHIPGLGWVGFDPANDICPDARYVRVASGLCYRDAAPVSGMRIGTPGEKLSVMVKVEDQGQMQSQS